A window of the Vibrio fluvialis genome harbors these coding sequences:
- a CDS encoding DUF2489 domain-containing protein — MNVTLLAIAGAVIILGLAAYAGYLLLQLKKQKELQQQHQALAIEKRNANIFENVNILCMAGIQGQCDLSEISIRVYCIMDYVQGENRVDFDREYPATAELYHIVKDMPRGEARQQMVKKERMQHNLIRQKAETRLNDAIVEELKALQKRVQPLNNQIAIQMV; from the coding sequence ATGAATGTAACCCTATTAGCGATAGCTGGAGCTGTGATTATTCTGGGCTTAGCGGCCTACGCGGGTTACCTTTTGTTGCAACTGAAAAAGCAAAAGGAGCTGCAACAGCAGCACCAGGCGTTGGCGATCGAAAAGCGCAATGCGAACATTTTCGAGAACGTCAACATTCTGTGCATGGCCGGAATTCAAGGGCAGTGTGATTTGTCGGAAATCAGCATCCGCGTCTACTGCATCATGGATTACGTACAGGGCGAGAACCGCGTTGATTTTGACCGTGAGTACCCGGCAACGGCCGAGTTGTACCATATTGTCAAAGACATGCCGCGTGGTGAGGCCCGCCAGCAGATGGTGAAGAAGGAGCGTATGCAACACAACCTGATTCGCCAGAAAGCAGAAACCCGCCTCAACGACGCCATCGTCGAAGAGTTAAAAGCGCTGCAGAAACGCGTTCAGCCACTGAACAACCAAATTGCCATCCAAATGGTATAA
- a CDS encoding class I SAM-dependent methyltransferase — translation MHSCPLCHSDDIHAYYEDAHRAYLQCQPCQLVFVNPEHRLSAQREKAFYDLHENDPNDAGYRRFLSRVCTPMLERVAPHSQGLDFGCGPGPTLSLMLEEAGHQVALYDIFYHPNEQALATTYDFMTATEVIEHLHDPHRVWQQWLNLVKPGGWIGLMTKMVKDVDAFATWHYKNDLTHVIFFSRHTFEYLAERDQLELEFIGNDVILLRKPQ, via the coding sequence ATGCACTCATGCCCTTTATGTCACAGTGACGATATACACGCTTACTATGAAGACGCGCATCGTGCTTATCTGCAATGTCAGCCTTGCCAACTGGTGTTCGTTAATCCTGAACATCGACTGAGTGCGCAACGCGAAAAAGCGTTTTACGACCTGCACGAGAATGACCCGAATGATGCCGGCTATCGCCGCTTTTTATCTCGTGTGTGTACGCCTATGCTTGAAAGAGTAGCACCGCACTCACAAGGGTTAGATTTTGGTTGCGGCCCTGGCCCGACGCTCTCTCTGATGCTGGAAGAAGCCGGCCATCAGGTGGCGCTGTATGATATTTTCTATCATCCGAACGAACAGGCGTTGGCAACCACTTACGATTTTATGACTGCCACGGAAGTGATTGAGCATCTGCACGATCCGCACCGAGTGTGGCAGCAATGGTTAAATTTAGTTAAGCCGGGTGGCTGGATTGGTCTGATGACCAAGATGGTCAAAGACGTGGACGCGTTCGCGACATGGCACTACAAAAACGATCTCACCCACGTGATCTTTTTCAGTCGCCACACGTTTGAATATCTGGCAGAGCGGGATCAGCTCGAACTTGAATTTATAGGCAATGATGTAATTTTACTGAGGAAGCCCCAGTAA
- a CDS encoding GNAT family N-acetyltransferase has product MQIRLGTLAEAAQVVQEIGEFIRKETVETLAQRLAGKRDLILIAEEDGQLLGFKIGYELDSETFYSWFGGVSSLARNRGVAQQLLDAQEQWVAEQGYGKLTVKSRNQFPAMLRLLLRNGYLIENFEKTEPLAESRIHFVKHFLN; this is encoded by the coding sequence ATGCAGATTCGTTTAGGCACATTGGCGGAAGCGGCGCAGGTGGTGCAGGAAATTGGCGAGTTCATTCGCAAAGAAACGGTCGAAACGCTGGCGCAGCGTTTAGCAGGCAAGCGAGATTTGATCCTGATCGCCGAAGAAGATGGCCAACTGTTAGGGTTTAAAATTGGCTATGAACTGGATAGCGAAACGTTTTACAGCTGGTTCGGCGGCGTATCGTCTCTGGCGCGCAATCGCGGCGTAGCGCAGCAACTGCTGGATGCGCAAGAGCAATGGGTGGCAGAACAGGGTTACGGCAAGCTTACAGTGAAATCACGCAATCAATTTCCGGCCATGTTACGCCTATTGCTGAGGAATGGTTATCTCATTGAAAATTTTGAAAAAACAGAACCATTAGCGGAAAGTCGGATTCATTTCGTCAAACATTTTTTAAATTAA
- the yihI gene encoding Der GTPase-activating protein YihI translates to MSREKKSKTGINGDLVFARKHNRTSGELEGRLRKKAKKRKGLKTGSRHSEGSEVAERKAAQQRDPRLGSKKQIPLIVDAPKKLNKQERRISAEKELAMLENDAQLNVLLDRIDNGEKLGAGLQKYVDEKLDRIEVLMNQLGLFEDAEEPEEEEAIAPQPQAKATKGKAKTDDDLLSQFENLDLNDYKG, encoded by the coding sequence ATGTCTCGAGAAAAGAAATCCAAAACCGGTATCAATGGCGATCTGGTTTTTGCACGCAAACACAACCGTACTTCTGGTGAACTGGAAGGACGCCTGCGTAAGAAAGCGAAAAAACGTAAAGGTCTGAAAACGGGCAGCCGTCATTCAGAAGGTTCGGAAGTCGCTGAACGTAAGGCTGCGCAGCAACGCGATCCGCGTTTGGGCAGTAAGAAGCAAATCCCACTGATCGTGGATGCACCGAAGAAGCTGAACAAGCAAGAACGCCGCATCTCAGCAGAGAAAGAGCTGGCGATGCTGGAAAATGACGCGCAGCTGAACGTGTTGCTGGATCGTATCGACAACGGTGAAAAACTGGGTGCCGGTCTGCAGAAATACGTGGACGAGAAACTGGATCGCATTGAAGTTCTGATGAATCAACTGGGTCTGTTTGAAGACGCAGAAGAGCCAGAAGAAGAGGAAGCCATCGCGCCACAGCCACAAGCTAAAGCAACCAAAGGCAAGGCGAAAACCGATGACGACCTGCTGTCTCAGTTTGAAAATCTCGATCTGAACGATTACAAAGGATAA
- the polA gene encoding DNA polymerase I, translating into MARIPDNPLILIDGSSYLYRAFHAYPGTMSNGEIPTNAVYGVINMVRAMMRQFASDRMAVVFDAKGKTFRDDLYPEYKAHRPPMPDDLRCQIEPLHKVIRAMGLPLLSIEGVEADDVIGTLAHQASQAGIPVLISTGDKDMAQLVDDNITLINTMTNVVMDREGVIEKFGIPPELIIDYLALMGDKVDNIPGVPGVGDKTATALLQGIGGLTALYDNLDKIADLGFRGSKTMAKKLEDNRANAELSYELATIKLDVELDCTPETLLKATPDRDALIELYGQLAFKSWLTELLDGGTGVVEAAEKSAASAAVSGTPKAAPAADMAAVKIDRSHYETIVDEAAFSRWLDKLRSAEVFAFDTETDSLDYMVANLVGVSFAVAEGEAAYVPVAHDYLDAPQQLDRDWVLAQLKPILEDAQQAKVGQNLKYDASVLARYDIDMRGIAHDTMLASYVYNSVAGKHDMDSLALRFMQHSCISFEQVAGKGKNQLTFNQIDLEQAAPYAAEDADVTLCLHHRLLPLLEQDDKLLSVYRNIEMPLVPVLSRIERTGVLINDMLLGAQSQEIAQRLDELEKKAFDIAGQEFNLSSPKQLQTIFFEQMKLPVIKKTPSGTPSTNEEVLQELALDYPLPAVILEYRGLAKLKSTYTDKLPKMINPTTGRVHTSYHQAVTATGRLSSTDPNLQNIPIRNEEGRRIRQAFIAPHGWKIMAVDYSQIELRIMAHLSGDKALLEAFQQGKDIHAATAAEILGISIDQVTSEQRRRAKAVNFGLIYGMSAFGLAKQLGIPRGEAQAYMDTYFERYPGVMQYMEDTRSTAAEQGYVETLFGRRLHLPEITSRNGMRRKAAERAAINAPMQGTAADIIKKAMLLVDEWIEAEGAGRVKLLMQVHDELVFEVEESALSEIESKVQKLMESAAELKVPLVAEAGHGDNWDEAH; encoded by the coding sequence ATGGCTCGCATCCCTGATAACCCGTTAATTCTGATCGACGGCTCTTCTTATTTATACCGCGCATTTCATGCCTACCCGGGCACGATGAGCAACGGTGAGATCCCGACTAACGCTGTGTATGGCGTGATCAACATGGTTCGCGCCATGATGCGTCAGTTCGCCAGTGATCGAATGGCGGTCGTCTTTGATGCCAAAGGCAAAACCTTCCGCGATGATCTGTACCCTGAGTACAAAGCGCATCGTCCGCCAATGCCGGATGATTTGCGTTGTCAGATCGAACCGCTGCATAAAGTGATTCGTGCCATGGGGCTGCCACTGCTGTCGATTGAAGGTGTGGAAGCGGACGACGTGATCGGCACGCTGGCTCATCAGGCGTCTCAGGCGGGCATTCCGGTGCTGATCAGTACGGGCGATAAAGATATGGCCCAGCTGGTGGACGACAATATCACCCTGATCAACACCATGACTAACGTCGTGATGGATCGCGAAGGCGTGATTGAAAAATTCGGTATTCCGCCGGAGCTGATCATCGATTACCTCGCGCTGATGGGCGATAAAGTCGATAACATTCCGGGCGTGCCGGGGGTGGGTGATAAAACCGCGACCGCGTTGCTGCAAGGGATCGGTGGCCTGACGGCGCTGTACGACAATCTGGATAAAATTGCTGACCTGGGTTTCCGTGGGTCCAAAACCATGGCTAAGAAGCTGGAAGACAACCGTGCTAATGCCGAGCTGTCTTACGAACTGGCGACCATTAAACTTGATGTCGAGCTAGATTGCACGCCAGAAACCTTGCTCAAAGCCACCCCGGATCGCGATGCGCTGATTGAACTTTACGGCCAGCTGGCGTTTAAATCTTGGTTGACCGAGCTGCTTGATGGCGGCACCGGTGTGGTCGAAGCGGCCGAGAAAAGCGCGGCTAGCGCCGCTGTCAGCGGCACACCTAAAGCCGCGCCTGCAGCGGATATGGCCGCAGTGAAAATCGATCGCAGCCACTATGAGACTATTGTGGACGAAGCGGCATTCAGCCGTTGGCTCGACAAACTGCGCAGCGCTGAGGTGTTTGCGTTTGATACCGAAACCGACAGCCTCGATTACATGGTGGCCAATCTAGTGGGTGTCTCTTTCGCAGTCGCGGAAGGTGAAGCCGCCTACGTGCCGGTGGCGCACGATTATCTGGATGCGCCACAGCAACTCGATCGCGATTGGGTGCTGGCACAACTGAAACCGATTTTAGAAGATGCGCAGCAAGCCAAAGTCGGCCAGAACCTCAAGTACGATGCCAGCGTTCTGGCGCGTTATGACATCGACATGCGCGGCATTGCGCACGACACCATGCTCGCGTCATACGTCTACAACAGCGTGGCTGGTAAGCACGATATGGACAGCCTAGCGCTGCGTTTCATGCAACACAGCTGCATTTCGTTTGAGCAGGTGGCGGGTAAAGGTAAGAATCAACTGACCTTTAACCAGATTGACCTTGAACAAGCGGCGCCTTACGCCGCAGAAGATGCCGATGTCACGCTGTGTTTGCATCATCGTCTGCTGCCTTTGTTGGAGCAAGACGACAAACTGCTGAGCGTGTATCGCAACATCGAGATGCCACTGGTGCCGGTTCTGTCGCGCATTGAACGCACTGGCGTGCTGATCAACGACATGCTGCTGGGCGCACAATCGCAAGAGATTGCGCAGCGTCTGGATGAGCTGGAGAAGAAAGCGTTCGACATCGCGGGCCAGGAGTTTAACCTCAGCTCGCCAAAGCAGCTGCAAACTATCTTTTTTGAACAGATGAAACTGCCGGTGATCAAGAAGACACCATCCGGTACGCCATCAACCAACGAAGAAGTGCTGCAAGAGCTGGCGCTGGATTACCCGTTACCAGCGGTCATTCTCGAATACCGCGGTCTGGCGAAGCTCAAATCGACTTACACCGATAAACTGCCGAAGATGATCAACCCGACCACGGGCCGCGTGCACACCTCGTATCATCAGGCGGTCACTGCAACCGGGCGCCTCTCTTCGACCGATCCGAACCTGCAGAACATTCCGATTCGTAATGAGGAAGGTCGTCGCATTCGTCAGGCGTTCATCGCGCCGCATGGTTGGAAAATCATGGCGGTCGACTACTCGCAAATCGAGCTGCGCATCATGGCACACCTGTCGGGCGATAAAGCGCTGTTGGAAGCCTTCCAGCAAGGTAAAGATATCCACGCCGCCACCGCGGCCGAAATTCTGGGTATCAGCATCGATCAGGTAACCAGTGAACAGCGTCGCCGTGCCAAAGCGGTCAACTTTGGCCTGATCTACGGCATGAGCGCGTTTGGCCTGGCGAAACAACTGGGCATTCCGCGTGGCGAAGCGCAAGCGTACATGGACACTTACTTTGAGCGTTACCCTGGCGTGATGCAATACATGGAAGACACACGCAGTACCGCTGCAGAGCAGGGTTACGTGGAAACCTTGTTTGGTCGTCGTCTCCATCTGCCGGAAATCACTTCGCGTAACGGTATGCGCCGTAAAGCGGCGGAACGTGCGGCGATCAACGCGCCGATGCAGGGCACCGCGGCCGACATTATCAAAAAAGCAATGTTGCTCGTGGATGAGTGGATCGAAGCGGAAGGTGCAGGGCGCGTTAAGCTGTTGATGCAGGTACACGATGAACTGGTGTTTGAAGTCGAAGAGTCAGCTTTGTCCGAAATTGAAAGTAAAGTACAGAAACTGATGGAATCTGCGGCAGAGCTGAAGGTGCCTTTGGTGGCTGAGGCAGGGCATGGCGATAACTGGGATGAAGCACATTAA
- the hemN gene encoding oxygen-independent coproporphyrinogen III oxidase: protein MSSQVVPSQQIVWDQAILDKYNYSGPRYTSYPTAVEFHEAFTIADYDMACTQYPERPLSLYIHIPFCHKLCYYCGCNKVITRHSHKADEYLDVLEHEIRQRASLLVGRHVTQLHFGGGTPTFLTNKQISRLMTLLREEFQFEADAEISIEVDPREIQLDVLDHLRSEGFNRLSIGVQDFDKEVQKLVNREQDEQFIIDLVARAKTLGFRSTNLDLIYGLPKQTLATFSQTLAQVLEMKPGRLSVFNYAHMPQLFAAQRKIKDEDLPAPEEKMAILQYTINTLTDAGYQFIGMDHFALPDDELAVAQRNGVLHRNFQGYTTQGECDLVGFGVSAISMIGDAYAQNQKELKKYYAQVNEMRHALWKGVSLDSDDLLRREVIKQLICNFKLDKSAIERQFRVRFNDYFRQDLALLQTFIDDELVTVDERHISVTLRGRLLIRNICMCFDKYLRDRARQQQFSRVI from the coding sequence ATGTCGTCGCAAGTCGTACCCAGTCAGCAGATCGTTTGGGATCAAGCCATTTTAGACAAGTACAACTACTCGGGGCCGCGTTACACTTCCTATCCGACCGCTGTGGAGTTTCATGAAGCGTTCACCATTGCGGATTACGATATGGCGTGTACCCAGTACCCTGAGCGACCGTTATCGCTCTATATTCACATTCCGTTCTGTCACAAGCTTTGCTATTACTGTGGCTGCAACAAAGTCATCACCCGTCATTCGCACAAAGCCGACGAATACCTAGATGTTCTGGAACATGAAATTCGCCAGCGTGCATCGCTGCTGGTGGGGCGTCATGTGACTCAATTGCATTTTGGCGGCGGCACCCCGACGTTTCTGACCAACAAGCAGATCAGCCGTCTGATGACGCTGCTGCGTGAAGAGTTCCAGTTCGAAGCGGATGCGGAAATCAGTATCGAAGTCGACCCACGCGAGATTCAGCTCGATGTGTTGGATCACCTGCGCAGCGAAGGTTTTAACCGCCTGAGTATCGGCGTGCAGGATTTCGATAAAGAAGTGCAGAAATTGGTGAACCGCGAGCAGGATGAGCAGTTTATTATCGACTTGGTCGCGCGCGCGAAAACCTTGGGTTTTCGCTCCACCAACCTTGACCTGATTTACGGCCTGCCTAAGCAGACGCTGGCAACTTTCAGTCAAACTCTGGCTCAGGTGCTGGAGATGAAACCGGGTCGTTTGTCGGTATTTAACTACGCGCACATGCCGCAACTGTTTGCCGCACAACGTAAAATCAAAGACGAAGACCTGCCCGCGCCAGAAGAGAAAATGGCGATTCTGCAATACACCATCAACACGCTGACGGATGCGGGTTATCAGTTTATCGGTATGGACCACTTTGCCTTACCGGATGATGAACTGGCGGTGGCGCAGCGTAATGGCGTGCTGCACCGCAACTTCCAGGGCTACACCACCCAAGGCGAGTGTGATTTAGTCGGCTTTGGGGTTTCGGCGATTTCGATGATTGGCGATGCCTACGCGCAGAACCAGAAAGAGCTGAAAAAATACTACGCTCAGGTCAACGAAATGCGTCACGCGCTGTGGAAAGGGGTGTCGCTCGACAGCGATGACCTGCTGCGCCGTGAAGTGATTAAGCAACTGATCTGTAACTTTAAACTCGATAAGAGTGCGATTGAGCGCCAGTTCCGAGTGCGTTTCAATGACTACTTCCGCCAAGATTTGGCGCTGCTGCAAACCTTTATCGACGATGAGCTGGTCACGGTCGATGAGCGGCACATCAGTGTGACGTTGCGTGGCCGCTTGCTGATCCGCAACATCTGTATGTGCTTTGACAAATACCTGCGCGATCGCGCGCGTCAGCAGCAGTTCTCACGCGTGATTTAA
- the yihA gene encoding ribosome biogenesis GTP-binding protein YihA/YsxC, whose product MSVKIHYQNTHFITSAPDIRHLPTDEGIEIAFAGRSNAGKSSSLNRLTNQKSLAKTSKTPGRTQLINLFKVTEGCHIVDLPGYGFAQVPLEMKKKWQKSLGEYLQKRTCLKGLVVLMDIRHPMKDLDQQLVIWAVECGIPVQVLLTKADKLKSGARKAQVLKVREAALSFGGDVSVDAFSSHNGIGVDVLRNKLDSWFAPMLAQLAAEADAEPEQDDAQDA is encoded by the coding sequence GTGAGCGTAAAAATTCATTATCAAAACACGCATTTCATCACCAGTGCGCCAGACATTCGCCATCTTCCCACTGATGAAGGTATCGAAATCGCGTTTGCAGGACGCTCAAACGCTGGAAAATCCAGTTCTCTCAACCGGTTAACTAACCAGAAGAGCTTGGCCAAAACCAGTAAAACTCCCGGCCGTACTCAGCTGATCAACCTGTTTAAGGTGACTGAAGGCTGTCATATTGTCGATCTACCTGGGTATGGTTTTGCTCAGGTACCACTGGAAATGAAGAAAAAGTGGCAGAAGTCACTGGGTGAATACCTTCAGAAACGCACCTGCCTGAAAGGTCTGGTGGTGCTGATGGATATTCGTCATCCAATGAAAGATCTTGACCAACAATTAGTCATTTGGGCCGTAGAATGTGGCATTCCGGTTCAGGTACTGCTGACCAAAGCCGACAAACTGAAAAGTGGTGCCCGTAAAGCTCAGGTGCTGAAAGTACGTGAAGCAGCATTGTCGTTTGGCGGCGATGTGAGTGTGGATGCGTTCTCTTCTCACAATGGTATCGGTGTCGATGTACTGCGCAACAAACTCGACAGCTGGTTCGCCCCGATGCTGGCACAGTTGGCAGCAGAAGCTGACGCTGAACCAGAGCAGGACGACGCTCAAGACGCCTAA
- the hemB gene encoding porphobilinogen synthase yields the protein MSVSIQGQFPGRRMRRLRKHDFSRRLVAENQLSVSDLIYPMFILMGKDRREAVESMPGVERLSIDLMLEEALYLANLGVPAIALFPVVNQDAKSLCATEAYNPDGLVQRAVRLLKEHVPQIGVITDVALDPFTTHGQDGIIDDEGYVLNEETTEVLIKQALSHAAAGADVVAPSDMMDGRIGKIRDALEEAGHIHTQIMAYSAKYASCYYGPFRDAVGSASNLKGGNKKNYQMDPANSDEALHEVAMDVNEGADMVMVKPGMPYLDVVRRVKSELQVPTFAYQVSGEYAMHKAAIMNGWLKERETVMESLLCFKRAGADGILTYFAKDVAEWLAEENAQAAQHLRSE from the coding sequence GTGTCTGTATCTATCCAAGGTCAGTTTCCGGGGCGTCGTATGCGCCGTCTGCGCAAGCACGATTTCAGCCGTCGTCTGGTGGCCGAGAATCAGTTGTCTGTGAGTGATTTGATCTACCCGATGTTTATTCTGATGGGCAAAGATCGTCGTGAAGCGGTGGAATCGATGCCGGGCGTTGAGCGTCTGTCTATCGACCTGATGCTGGAAGAAGCGCTGTATCTGGCGAACCTTGGCGTGCCGGCAATCGCACTGTTTCCGGTCGTGAATCAGGATGCAAAAAGCCTGTGTGCGACCGAAGCCTACAACCCGGACGGTTTGGTGCAGCGCGCGGTACGCCTGCTGAAAGAACACGTGCCGCAAATTGGTGTGATTACCGATGTGGCGCTGGATCCGTTCACCACCCACGGTCAGGACGGCATCATCGACGATGAGGGTTACGTACTCAATGAAGAAACCACGGAAGTGCTGATCAAGCAAGCGTTGTCACACGCGGCGGCAGGCGCGGATGTGGTGGCGCCGTCAGACATGATGGATGGCCGCATTGGCAAGATTCGTGACGCGCTGGAAGAAGCGGGACACATTCATACACAAATCATGGCTTACTCGGCCAAATACGCATCATGCTATTACGGCCCGTTCCGTGATGCGGTCGGTTCCGCCAGCAACCTGAAAGGTGGCAACAAGAAGAACTACCAGATGGATCCGGCCAACAGCGATGAAGCGCTGCATGAAGTGGCGATGGACGTCAATGAAGGCGCGGACATGGTGATGGTGAAACCAGGCATGCCTTACTTGGACGTGGTGCGCCGCGTGAAGAGTGAGCTGCAAGTACCGACGTTTGCGTATCAGGTGTCGGGGGAATACGCGATGCATAAAGCGGCGATTATGAACGGCTGGCTCAAAGAGCGCGAGACCGTAATGGAATCACTGCTGTGCTTCAAACGCGCAGGCGCCGACGGCATCCTGACTTACTTTGCCAAAGATGTGGCTGAGTGGCTGGCAGAAGAGAACGCACAAGCGGCGCAGCATCTGCGTTCAGAATAA
- a CDS encoding TatD family hydrolase, whose product MIDTHAHIYASEFDHDRDDVVSRALAQGIERILLPNIDLESITPMLATEAAYPTICRSMMGLHPCYVDGNVTQTLDTIYSWFAKHDFIAVGEIGIDLYWDKTFRAEQEMAFATQLNWAKEMNLPVVIHTRDSIEETLTLLKQEQNGQLRGVFHCFGGTTDEAKAINDLGFHLGLGGVSTFKNGGMDQVIPHLDMNYVILETDCPYLAPVPHRGKRNEPAYTQLVAQRVADLRELSLAEVDTLTTTNAKLLFSL is encoded by the coding sequence ATGATTGATACCCACGCCCATATTTATGCCAGTGAATTTGACCACGACCGCGATGACGTCGTCAGTCGGGCGTTGGCGCAAGGCATTGAACGCATTCTGTTGCCGAACATCGATCTGGAGTCAATTACACCAATGCTGGCAACCGAAGCCGCCTATCCGACGATATGCCGCTCCATGATGGGACTGCACCCGTGTTATGTCGATGGCAACGTCACTCAGACGCTCGACACGATCTACAGCTGGTTTGCCAAGCACGATTTCATTGCCGTAGGCGAAATCGGTATCGATCTGTACTGGGACAAAACGTTTCGCGCTGAGCAAGAAATGGCGTTTGCTACCCAGCTCAACTGGGCTAAAGAGATGAACCTGCCGGTGGTGATCCACACGCGTGATTCGATTGAAGAGACACTCACTCTGCTCAAACAGGAGCAAAATGGTCAGCTACGCGGCGTATTCCACTGCTTTGGCGGTACGACGGATGAAGCCAAAGCAATCAACGATCTCGGCTTTCACCTCGGCTTGGGCGGCGTGTCGACATTTAAAAACGGCGGCATGGATCAGGTGATCCCACATCTGGATATGAACTACGTGATTCTGGAAACTGACTGCCCTTATCTCGCGCCCGTCCCTCACCGCGGCAAACGCAACGAGCCGGCGTACACTCAGTTGGTCGCCCAGCGTGTCGCAGACCTGCGCGAACTGTCATTGGCCGAGGTCGATACCCTTACAACGACTAATGCTAAATTATTGTTTAGTTTATAA
- a CDS encoding c-type cytochrome has translation MKKLALILSLLASCSVWAQGSIEAGKAKSQTCVACHGADGNSQITTYPKLAGQHAKYIEKQLKDLKLGMTSGGKQGRYDPVMSGMAMPLSEEDMADLAAYFSSLPISSNSTPEDVVAKGKVLYNAGDASRGLTACTACHGPRGNGTELSGFPKISGQHADYIKAQLQKFRDGNRGNDMNEMMRDVAKKLTDADIEILSKYVGGLH, from the coding sequence ATGAAGAAATTAGCGCTAATCTTAAGTCTTTTAGCCAGCTGCTCTGTATGGGCCCAAGGCAGCATTGAAGCTGGTAAAGCAAAATCCCAAACGTGTGTTGCCTGCCATGGTGCGGATGGCAACAGTCAAATTACAACTTACCCTAAACTTGCCGGTCAGCACGCTAAGTATATTGAGAAGCAGCTAAAAGATCTCAAGCTTGGTATGACGAGCGGTGGCAAACAAGGTCGTTACGATCCTGTGATGAGTGGCATGGCGATGCCACTGAGTGAAGAAGACATGGCTGATTTAGCGGCGTACTTCTCTTCACTGCCTATTTCGTCGAACTCTACACCGGAAGACGTGGTCGCGAAAGGGAAAGTTCTGTACAACGCTGGCGATGCGTCGCGCGGTCTGACTGCATGTACCGCTTGTCACGGCCCGCGCGGTAACGGAACCGAACTTTCTGGATTCCCTAAAATCTCCGGTCAACACGCGGACTACATCAAAGCTCAGCTACAGAAATTCCGCGATGGCAACCGCGGTAATGACATGAACGAGATGATGCGTGATGTAGCGAAGAAATTGACCGACGCTGATATCGAAATTCTGTCTAAATACGTTGGCGGCCTGCACTAA